ATCAAAAGATTTTACTGTGGCACCCAATCTTTCGTGGGACTCATTTACAATAACTTTGTTATTTTCCATTCCCGCCCTGGCAGCTTCTATGGCAGCATTTAAGGCAAGCAGATTGGTCTGCTCTGCAATGCTATTAATTGATTCTATTATTTTTCTTATAGAATTGGATTTTTCAGACAGTTTATTTATTTGCAGTGCCACATCCTCCGTGGCCTCTTTATTTTCCTTGAATTTATCCGAAAGTTCACCTATAGACTTTACTCCTGAATTATTATTTTGTTTTAGACTACTCATACTGGCAACAGTTTCACTAATTTTATCCTCTGCAACTTCAATCTTGTCCGCCAACTGATTGCAAATTTTAAAATTATTATTAACTTCCTTTGCCTGTTCTCCCGAATCAGCTGCAATTTCTTGAGATGCCTTTGCAACCTGGTGGGAGGTTTCATTAACACAATTATAAGGTTTTCCAATACATTTAAAATGCAATTTACGATAATCACACTTCTGTGAAAAATATCCTTTCTACATACCCAAAACAAAACAATCACAACAAAATTTTTGCATTACTATATTTTTCATATTTTACTATAATCTTTTTAA
This window of the Clostridium kluyveri DSM 555 genome carries:
- a CDS encoding methyl-accepting chemotaxis protein, with the protein product MHFKCIGKPYNCVNETSHQVAKASQEIAADSGEQAKEVNNNFKICNQLADKIEVAEDKISETVASMSSLKQNNNSGVKSIGELSDKFKENKEATEDVALQINKLSEKSNSIRKIIESINSIAEQTNLLALNAAIEAARAGMENNKVIVNESHERLGATVKSFDNIILSSIT